In Ruminococcus sp. HUN007, a genomic segment contains:
- a CDS encoding restriction endonuclease subunit S codes for MKDGYRQLGDYIRPVDIRNTDGQETNLLGVSVQKKFIPSIANTVGTDFTKYKIVKKRQFTYIPDTSRRGDKIGIALLEDYDIGIVSNIYTVFEVVDTELLLPEYLMLWFMRPEFDRLARFKSHGSVREVFDWEQMCDVKLPVPNIVKQRKIVKAYKTISDRIALKQRLNDNLAA; via the coding sequence ATGAAAGACGGTTATCGTCAGTTGGGTGATTATATCCGTCCTGTTGATATAAGGAATACTGACGGACAGGAAACAAACCTTTTAGGTGTATCTGTTCAGAAAAAATTTATTCCTTCTATTGCAAATACGGTTGGAACGGATTTTACCAAATATAAGATTGTGAAAAAGCGACAGTTCACTTACATTCCTGATACTTCAAGACGAGGAGATAAAATCGGAATCGCCCTTTTAGAGGATTATGACATTGGTATTGTCAGCAATATTTATACGGTTTTTGAAGTTGTAGATACGGAATTGCTGTTACCGGAATATCTTATGCTATGGTTTATGCGTCCTGAGTTTGATAGGCTCGCACGATTCAAATCTCATGGTAGCGTAAGAGAGGTGTTTGATTGGGAGCAGATGTGTGACGTAAAACTTCCTGTTCCTAATATTGTGAAACAGAGAAAAATCGTAAAAGCGTATAAGACGATTTCAGATAGAATCGCTTTGAAACAGCGGTTAAATGATAATTTAGCGGCTTAA
- the xerA gene encoding site-specific tyrosine recombinase/integron integrase, which translates to MKETIIREILHDVAGLLDSRQLDELRSVLETRLKSVDITESTDTIEKNKQENSHFLEMFISAKRVEGCSESTLKYYQTTIERLLSATSKWIKEITTDDLRLYLAEYQQQNNASKVTVDNVRRILSSFFSWLEDEDYIIKSPVRRIHKVKTAKVVKDTLTDENLEVLRDTCDNLRDLAIIEMLTSTGVRVGELVKLNKADIDFTERSCIVLGKGNKEREVYFDARTKLHLQEYLEQRTDNDLALFVSKNVPHTRLTIGAIQRIVRALGKQAEISKVHPHKFRRTLATRAIDKGMPIEQVQRLLGHQKIETTMHYAMVNQSNVKIAHRKYIG; encoded by the coding sequence ATGAAAGAAACGATAATACGGGAGATATTACATGATGTTGCAGGACTTCTCGACAGCAGACAGTTGGATGAGCTGCGTTCTGTGCTTGAAACAAGGCTGAAAAGCGTGGATATTACAGAAAGCACAGATACCATTGAAAAGAACAAGCAGGAGAACAGCCATTTTCTTGAAATGTTTATCTCAGCAAAGCGTGTTGAGGGCTGTTCTGAAAGCACTCTGAAATACTATCAGACAACGATAGAGAGGTTATTATCCGCTACAAGCAAATGGATAAAAGAGATCACGACCGATGATCTTCGGCTGTATCTTGCGGAATACCAGCAGCAGAATAATGCCAGTAAGGTGACGGTTGATAATGTCCGTCGTATACTGTCAAGCTTCTTTTCATGGCTGGAGGATGAGGATTATATTATAAAGAGTCCTGTACGCAGAATACATAAAGTCAAGACTGCAAAAGTTGTAAAAGATACGCTGACCGATGAAAACTTGGAAGTTCTGCGTGACACCTGCGATAATCTTCGTGACCTGGCTATAATTGAAATGCTGACTTCTACCGGAGTCCGTGTCGGTGAGCTTGTTAAGCTTAATAAGGCTGATATTGATTTTACTGAACGCTCATGTATTGTTCTCGGCAAGGGCAATAAAGAGCGCGAAGTTTACTTCGATGCAAGGACAAAGCTGCATTTGCAGGAATACCTTGAACAGCGTACCGATAATGATCTGGCACTGTTTGTATCAAAAAACGTTCCACATACTAGGCTGACTATCGGAGCGATACAGCGTATTGTTCGTGCTCTTGGGAAACAAGCTGAGATAAGCAAGGTTCATCCGCATAAGTTCCGCAGAACACTTGCGACAAGAGCCATTGACAAAGGAATGCCGATAGAACAGGTACAGCGGCTTCTTGGTCATCAGAAAATAGAAACTACTATGCATTATGCTATGGTAAATCAGAGCAATGTAAAGATTGCTCATCGTAAATATATAGGTTGA
- a CDS encoding restriction endonuclease subunit S — translation MESSYKLLGDYIRPVDIRNKDLKISNLLGVSIGKCFIPSIANTVGTDFSNYKIVKQGQFAYGPVTSRNGEKISIALLKGEDCIISSSYTVFEVTRKEELDPEYLMLWFSRPEFDRYARYRSHGSVREIFDWDEMCAVELPVLNIEKQRKIVKAYKTISDRIALKQRLNDNLEATAQAIFQERFASFYSYDDLPAGYSIVNLDSLCTIKGGKRLPTDCELLDTPTEHPYIRVRDVGNSRYICLTNQFQYIDEYTHSAISRYTVDTNDIVISIVGTIGLLGKVHHSLDKANLTENCVKLTDVHTITPDYLYYTLCYKKQIKEIELLTVGAVQAKLPMYNIQSMKILVPPAGIMDKFQMDMEVFNTQIEANTIEIQRLYDLQNLLLAKLSD, via the coding sequence ATGGAATCGAGTTATAAACTTCTTGGCGATTATATTAGACCAGTTGATATAAGAAATAAGGATTTGAAAATTTCTAATCTTCTTGGAGTAAGTATTGGAAAATGTTTTATTCCTTCAATAGCAAATACAGTTGGTACAGATTTTTCGAATTATAAAATTGTGAAACAAGGACAATTCGCATATGGTCCTGTTACGTCAAGAAATGGTGAGAAAATATCTATTGCTTTGCTCAAAGGAGAAGACTGCATAATATCAAGTTCATATACAGTTTTCGAAGTGACACGTAAAGAAGAACTTGATCCGGAATATCTTATGCTTTGGTTTAGCCGTCCTGAGTTCGATAGATATGCAAGATACCGTTCTCATGGAAGTGTAAGAGAAATCTTTGATTGGGATGAAATGTGTGCAGTTGAACTCCCGGTTCTTAATATTGAAAAACAGAGAAAAATCGTAAAAGCATATAAGACGATTTCAGATAGAATCGCTTTGAAACAGCGGTTAAATGATAATTTAGAAGCAACAGCACAGGCGATTTTTCAAGAGCGATTTGCCTCTTTCTACAGCTACGACGATTTACCTGCCGGGTACAGTATTGTGAATCTGGACAGCCTTTGCACAATTAAAGGTGGAAAACGTCTTCCGACTGACTGCGAACTGCTTGATACACCAACAGAGCATCCTTATATTCGTGTACGTGATGTTGGTAATAGCCGATATATATGTTTGACCAATCAGTTCCAATATATTGATGAATATACGCACTCAGCAATCTCCAGATATACTGTTGATACGAATGATATAGTTATCTCCATTGTCGGTACAATAGGATTACTTGGTAAAGTGCATCATTCTCTTGATAAAGCAAATCTTACAGAAAATTGTGTAAAACTTACTGATGTACATACTATCACGCCAGACTACTTGTATTATACACTGTGCTACAAAAAGCAAATAAAAGAAATTGAATTATTGACTGTTGGGGCGGTTCAAGCAAAGTTGCCCATGTATAATATCCAATCAATGAAAATACTTGTTCCTCCAGCAGGGATTATGGATAAATTTCAGATGGATATGGAAGTTTTCAATACTCAAATTGAAGCAAATACAATTGAAATACAGAGGTTGTACGATTTGCAGAACCTTTTGCTTGCAAAATTATCCGATTAA
- a CDS encoding class I SAM-dependent DNA methyltransferase has translation MAKAKAVKEVSMEEALWKSADKLRGSVEPAEYKHVVLSLFFLKFASDKFVKQRNSIIEKYGEKFADNIAFYTKDNVFYLPEESRWSYIISQAKQDDIALKIDTALFTIEKNNPALKGALPDNYYSRLHIDTTKLASLLDEVNKINTDDEENDIIGRVYEYFLGKFALAEGKGKGEFYTPKCIVNLIAELIEPYDGILYDPCCGSGGMFVQSIKFVEAHSGNKKKVSIYGQEYTNTTFKLAKMNLAIRGISANLGEMAANTFTNDQHKDLKADYIMANPPFNQKEWRADTELIDDPRWNGYEVPPTSNANYGWILNIVSKLSQNGVAGFLLANGALSDDGTELKIRQQLIENNLVETIIILPRNLFYTTDISVTLWVLNKNKKACDVEKNGETVHYRDREREILFMDLRQMGSPFEKKYIELTEEDRAKVTATYHAWQQKGYEETYQNIPEFCYSASYDEVAEKGFTLVPSRYIEFVNRDENIDFDTKMKSLQSELKELLVEEEKSKADLLEVFRELGYGIEL, from the coding sequence ATGGCAAAGGCTAAAGCTGTTAAAGAAGTCAGCATGGAAGAGGCGTTATGGAAATCAGCAGATAAGCTTCGTGGTTCAGTTGAACCCGCTGAGTACAAGCATGTTGTTCTTAGTCTTTTCTTTTTGAAGTTTGCAAGTGATAAATTTGTTAAGCAGAGAAATTCAATCATAGAAAAGTATGGGGAAAAGTTTGCAGACAACATTGCGTTCTATACCAAGGACAATGTTTTTTATTTACCTGAAGAAAGCAGATGGTCATATATTATTTCTCAGGCAAAGCAGGATGATATCGCATTAAAAATTGATACTGCACTTTTCACTATAGAAAAGAACAATCCGGCATTAAAGGGTGCGTTACCGGATAACTATTATTCACGTCTGCATATTGATACAACCAAACTTGCCTCACTGCTTGACGAGGTAAATAAAATCAATACTGACGATGAAGAGAATGATATCATCGGACGAGTATATGAATATTTCCTTGGAAAGTTTGCTCTTGCAGAAGGTAAAGGCAAGGGAGAATTCTATACCCCTAAATGTATCGTTAATCTTATTGCAGAACTTATTGAACCGTATGACGGAATACTTTACGACCCGTGCTGTGGTTCAGGTGGTATGTTTGTTCAGTCAATCAAGTTCGTTGAAGCACATAGCGGTAATAAAAAGAAAGTGTCTATCTACGGACAGGAATATACCAATACAACTTTCAAGCTTGCCAAGATGAATCTTGCTATCAGAGGAATATCAGCTAACCTTGGTGAAATGGCTGCGAATACATTTACTAACGACCAGCACAAAGATTTGAAAGCTGATTATATTATGGCGAATCCGCCTTTCAATCAGAAAGAATGGAGAGCAGATACAGAACTTATTGATGATCCGCGCTGGAACGGTTATGAAGTTCCGCCGACAAGCAATGCAAACTATGGCTGGATATTGAACATAGTATCGAAGTTATCTCAGAATGGTGTTGCAGGTTTCCTTCTTGCTAACGGTGCTTTATCTGATGATGGTACAGAGCTGAAAATCAGACAGCAGCTTATTGAGAACAATCTTGTTGAAACTATCATTATTCTTCCGAGAAACCTTTTCTATACTACAGATATAAGCGTTACTTTGTGGGTGCTTAACAAAAATAAAAAAGCCTGTGACGTTGAAAAGAACGGCGAGACTGTTCATTATCGTGACCGTGAACGTGAAATTCTGTTTATGGATCTACGCCAGATGGGTAGTCCGTTTGAGAAAAAATACATTGAACTGACAGAGGAAGACCGAGCAAAGGTTACGGCGACTTATCATGCATGGCAGCAGAAAGGATATGAAGAAACATATCAGAATATCCCTGAATTTTGTTACAGTGCTTCTTATGATGAGGTTGCTGAAAAAGGGTTTACCCTTGTTCCAAGCCGTTACATCGAATTTGTGAACCGTGATGAGAATATTGACTTTGATACAAAGATGAAGAGTTTGCAGTCTGAACTTAAAGAATTGCTTGTCGAAGAAGAAAAATCAAAGGCTGATCTGCTTGAAGTGTTTAGGGAGTTGGGGTATGGAATCGAGTTATAA
- a CDS encoding DUF262 domain-containing protein has protein sequence MSKLNIDQKIIKDLFSDKKSDFLIPDYQRPYAWGEKECQTLWDDIFAFAFPEDDCDKFDSDNDEYFLGPVVTFKNEEGKMEIIDGQQRLTTLMLLLRAFYAKFGNMQSDKAIKTAKIISQCLWKTDEFGEPDKAKLKINSEVATDNDKQEFLDILRTGTVSDNNKSVYAKNYRFFQKQISDFINGYPDFFSFLPIRILNNCVLLPIEAESQDTALRIFSTLNDRGKPLSDADIFKAQFYKYYSSLGKKDEFIKRWKDLEVLCNDIYHPISGTPMDEAFTRYMYYERAKAGVKSSTTEALRKFYERNNYALLKKEETFENLIDLANFWNDVAKQDDQRFSDRILRRLFVLNYAPNGMWTYIVSVYYLVNRDQNGILEDEKFYAFLNRITAFIWAYAVVNPGVNALRTPVYAEMIKIINNETVDFSDYCFETANTRNKFDNYAFGNTRAITKSMLVWWAFNDNAQQLIDINTVYEIEHIYARKRNENEPLKDSNNIESLGNKAILEKRINIRASDYKFSDKKKYYVGFVNSKGQQKEASKVHELVVLGNKADYDFTESEIVSRYNLIMDTFMEYLKSNDLLK, from the coding sequence ATGTCTAAACTAAACATTGATCAGAAAATAATCAAAGACTTATTCAGTGACAAAAAATCGGATTTCTTGATTCCGGATTATCAGCGTCCTTATGCCTGGGGAGAAAAAGAATGTCAGACATTATGGGATGACATATTTGCTTTTGCTTTTCCGGAGGATGACTGTGATAAATTTGACAGTGATAACGATGAGTATTTCCTTGGACCAGTTGTAACTTTTAAAAACGAAGAAGGAAAAATGGAAATCATAGATGGTCAGCAGCGTTTAACAACGTTAATGCTGTTACTCAGAGCGTTCTACGCAAAATTCGGAAACATGCAGAGTGATAAAGCAATTAAAACTGCAAAGATTATTTCACAGTGTCTCTGGAAAACAGATGAGTTCGGTGAACCTGATAAGGCGAAGCTTAAGATTAACTCAGAAGTAGCTACAGATAATGATAAGCAGGAATTTCTTGATATATTGAGGACGGGAACGGTAAGTGATAATAATAAGAGCGTATACGCTAAGAACTATCGTTTCTTCCAGAAGCAAATCAGCGACTTCATTAATGGTTATCCTGACTTTTTCTCTTTCTTACCAATCAGAATTCTGAATAACTGTGTTTTGCTTCCGATTGAAGCTGAGTCTCAGGATACAGCTCTTCGTATTTTCTCAACTCTTAATGACAGAGGTAAACCGCTTTCAGATGCTGATATTTTCAAAGCGCAGTTCTATAAGTATTATTCATCTTTAGGTAAAAAAGATGAATTCATTAAGAGATGGAAAGATCTCGAAGTTCTCTGTAACGACATATATCATCCGATTTCCGGAACACCTATGGATGAAGCATTCACAAGATATATGTACTATGAACGTGCAAAAGCAGGAGTTAAATCTTCTACAACTGAAGCGTTACGAAAGTTTTACGAGAGAAATAATTATGCTTTGCTCAAAAAAGAAGAAACTTTTGAGAATTTGATCGATCTCGCAAACTTCTGGAATGACGTTGCTAAACAGGATGATCAGCGCTTCTCGGATAGAATTTTACGTCGCCTGTTTGTTTTAAACTATGCTCCAAATGGTATGTGGACGTATATTGTTTCGGTTTATTATCTGGTGAACAGAGATCAGAATGGCATTCTTGAAGATGAAAAGTTTTATGCTTTTCTGAATCGTATAACTGCATTTATCTGGGCATATGCTGTTGTTAATCCGGGCGTTAATGCTCTAAGAACACCTGTTTATGCCGAGATGATTAAAATCATAAATAATGAAACAGTAGATTTTTCTGATTATTGTTTTGAGACGGCAAATACAAGAAACAAGTTCGATAACTACGCTTTTGGAAATACAAGAGCGATTACAAAATCAATGCTTGTATGGTGGGCATTTAATGATAACGCTCAGCAGCTTATTGATATAAATACTGTTTATGAGATCGAACATATTTACGCAAGAAAGAGAAATGAAAACGAACCTTTGAAAGATAGTAATAATATTGAAAGTCTCGGAAACAAGGCGATTCTTGAAAAAAGAATCAATATTAGAGCGTCTGATTATAAGTTTTCAGATAAGAAGAAATATTACGTCGGTTTTGTAAACAGTAAAGGACAGCAGAAAGAAGCAAGTAAAGTACATGAGCTTGTTGTTCTCGGTAACAAAGCAGATTACGACTTTACTGAATCAGAAATTGTATCAAGATATAATCTGATAATGGATACGTTTATGGAATATCTTAAATCAAATGATTTATTGAAATAA
- a CDS encoding competence protein CoiA family protein, with product MFKALDENKNEISIEKAAGTEKYFCPVCHGALVVKAKKSETITAHFAHKSRKECDTFSHDMSEWHKAWQNKFPLKNQEVPLPFENPCHRADVLAYGYVIEFQHSPLSAEEFDERNKFYTSIGKKVIWVFDVNEKYNSKCFSKVEPEYIFDGYRYENGEQKNNWIIKEYRVATAFHAIFGSPDACDSNGIEYLYDCNDKFSSKKTYEWKWKRPLKTFIHYNPAVDKNVTVFLEFYPGKLEKVIWCDDEIDSDVASYIAEDLHGNGEKYDATSQALYLEYRDAIAQRSCFKAFSATEYSVSDFLLEIKNKFL from the coding sequence TTGTTTAAAGCTCTTGATGAAAATAAAAATGAGATTTCAATTGAAAAAGCGGCGGGTACTGAAAAATACTTTTGTCCGGTTTGTCATGGTGCTCTGGTAGTAAAAGCAAAGAAATCAGAAACTATTACGGCTCATTTCGCTCATAAAAGCCGTAAAGAATGTGATACATTTTCACATGATATGTCTGAATGGCATAAAGCCTGGCAAAATAAGTTCCCTTTGAAGAATCAAGAAGTACCTCTACCTTTCGAGAATCCGTGTCATAGAGCTGATGTTCTGGCATACGGGTATGTAATAGAATTTCAACATTCGCCTTTATCAGCCGAAGAATTTGATGAACGAAATAAGTTTTATACTTCAATCGGTAAAAAGGTAATTTGGGTATTTGATGTGAATGAAAAATATAATTCCAAGTGTTTTTCAAAAGTGGAACCAGAATATATATTTGATGGATACCGATATGAAAACGGAGAACAAAAGAACAATTGGATCATAAAAGAATATAGAGTTGCTACTGCTTTTCATGCCATTTTCGGTTCTCCTGACGCATGTGACTCCAATGGTATCGAGTATTTATATGACTGCAATGACAAGTTTTCGTCTAAAAAAACATATGAATGGAAATGGAAAAGGCCTTTAAAGACGTTTATTCACTATAACCCTGCTGTGGATAAAAATGTTACTGTTTTTCTTGAATTCTATCCTGGAAAACTTGAAAAAGTTATCTGGTGTGATGATGAAATAGACAGTGATGTTGCTTCGTATATTGCTGAAGATCTTCATGGAAATGGAGAGAAATATGATGCTACTTCACAAGCTTTGTACCTTGAATATCGAGACGCTATAGCTCAGAGATCCTGTTTCAAAGCTTTTTCGGCAACTGAATATTCAGTTAGTGATTTTCTTTTGGAAATTAAAAATAAGTTCCTGTAA
- a CDS encoding IS1380 family transposase, whose amino-acid sequence MNSISDFSFKFNSSVKFNFDGGDLTSDSGALLIEEFMHVTGIKKLFQLFKTKDSAVRFHTDADNLHQAISQIFLSYYNDYDANELAHEHVLTTSLNKDRIASQSSMSRFFSRADGTTIKQLNCILTELRRIAYAIKRPEFIVFDLDSTLLDTYGNQEGTAFNFHYQNVGYHPLLCYDALTKDLIGAELREGSKYCSKDAADFLEPIFKEYTESYPDMNCMLRGDSGFAAPEIYDLCEKYGISYVIRLKENNVLRQLAEAKLKDLKTAVDLNSLDYACTYGEFEYQASSWKHPRRVVFKIEKPYGQMIYMYTFVVTSMKSEAQQLINAYCKRGAMENFIKEGKNEFGFRHVSSKSMTVNANRFLIHALAYNIFNLFRRFALSKRLRNCNANTIRMAIFKVAGKIVCKSRYKYFKFCSNCVHKSDIIETYINIQQLYVQLNE is encoded by the coding sequence ATTAATAGTATAAGCGATTTTTCATTTAAATTCAATAGTTCTGTGAAATTTAATTTCGATGGTGGCGATTTAACGTCAGATTCCGGTGCCCTTTTGATAGAAGAATTCATGCATGTAACAGGTATAAAAAAGCTGTTTCAGCTGTTTAAAACAAAAGATTCCGCTGTTAGATTTCACACTGACGCAGATAATCTTCATCAGGCAATTTCACAGATTTTTCTTTCATACTACAACGATTACGATGCTAATGAGCTTGCTCATGAACATGTTCTCACAACTTCCCTAAACAAGGATCGCATTGCTTCACAGTCATCAATGTCAAGATTTTTCAGCCGCGCAGATGGAACTACAATCAAGCAGCTTAACTGTATACTGACTGAGTTAAGAAGAATAGCTTATGCAATTAAAAGACCTGAATTCATAGTCTTTGACTTGGATTCAACATTGCTTGATACTTATGGGAATCAGGAAGGCACAGCCTTCAACTTTCATTATCAGAACGTTGGATATCATCCATTACTATGCTATGATGCATTAACCAAAGACCTCATTGGAGCTGAATTACGCGAAGGATCAAAATACTGCAGTAAAGATGCTGCAGATTTTCTTGAACCAATATTCAAAGAGTATACTGAATCATATCCTGATATGAACTGTATGCTCAGAGGAGACAGCGGTTTTGCCGCTCCGGAAATATATGATCTTTGTGAAAAGTATGGTATCAGCTATGTAATCAGGCTGAAGGAAAATAATGTACTCAGACAGCTCGCAGAAGCTAAACTTAAAGATTTGAAAACAGCTGTAGATTTGAATTCGCTTGACTATGCATGTACATACGGAGAATTCGAATATCAGGCTTCCTCGTGGAAACACCCGAGACGTGTTGTTTTCAAAATTGAAAAACCATACGGCCAGATGATTTACATGTACACCTTTGTTGTTACTTCAATGAAAAGCGAAGCGCAGCAGCTCATCAATGCATACTGTAAACGCGGTGCTATGGAAAACTTCATCAAGGAAGGTAAGAACGAATTTGGATTCCGACATGTCAGCAGTAAGTCGATGACTGTAAACGCTAACCGATTTCTTATCCATGCGCTTGCATACAACATCTTCAATCTGTTTAGAAGATTTGCCTTGAGTAAAAGACTTAGAAACTGTAATGCCAATACTATACGTATGGCTATATTCAAAGTAGCAGGAAAAATTGTATGCAAGTCCAGATACAAATACTTTAAGTTCTGCAGCAATTGCGTACACAAGAGCGATATTATAGAAACGTATATCAATATTCAACAGCTTTATGTACAGCTGAATGAATAG
- a CDS encoding AraC family transcriptional regulator: protein MDKVNIFDKVMNIIDENIRKNFTEIKEEIYAVSGYSEMQFTKAISIFSNGVDTLRTYFKKRKAYFAAKELVDYPEKPIAEIALEYGYADQPKFTNEMKRYYKHTPKDIRTNQIRLEDNRFRLSNFKAPSETIGKRLQDAIDGMINENTFSEDDYSRIIHETSERCEKL from the coding sequence ATGGATAAAGTAAATATTTTTGATAAGGTAATGAATATCATTGATGAAAATATCAGAAAAAATTTCACTGAAATCAAAGAAGAGATTTATGCTGTATCTGGTTATTCAGAAATGCAGTTTACCAAGGCAATATCAATTTTCTCTAACGGAGTTGACACGCTACGTACTTATTTTAAAAAGAGGAAAGCTTATTTTGCTGCCAAAGAACTTGTGGATTACCCAGAAAAACCTATTGCTGAAATCGCACTGGAGTATGGTTATGCAGATCAGCCAAAGTTTACAAATGAAATGAAAAGATATTACAAGCATACCCCTAAAGATATCAGAACAAACCAAATCAGACTTGAGGACAATAGATTTCGTTTATCTAATTTTAAGGCTCCTTCTGAAACAATAGGGAAAAGACTTCAGGATGCAATTGATGGGATGATTAATGAAAATACATTTTCAGAAGATGATTATTCCCGAATAATTCACGAAACTTCGGAACGCTGTGAAAAATTATGA
- a CDS encoding GNAT family N-acetyltransferase, protein MEKLNPTSYQSIIQQIEKTPCGTVYPLSIAEMNQYGDIYKDDDSVLIWHYSGFAFLYGSCSNCFLEAIYNMFLSPCNDLPRRFILFSANTRVIEFFRNKHDIVLGKRYNFEYPLDNPIISSELSPDYEICQFNEDMFNNLQGRITPRFSWRDASEFLNHGMGYCVMHQKGAVSWAFSAAVSRDEIDIGIETVSDFRHMGLGLAAAEKMIQFCFEKHKRPVWSCDANNTASQKIAEKLGFVKHSEYFVTIHGQIM, encoded by the coding sequence ATGGAAAAGCTGAATCCAACATCATACCAAAGTATCATACAGCAAATAGAAAAAACACCGTGCGGCACAGTTTATCCGCTCTCAATTGCAGAAATGAATCAGTATGGAGACATCTACAAAGATGATGATTCTGTTTTGATCTGGCACTATAGCGGATTCGCTTTCCTTTATGGTTCTTGCAGCAACTGCTTTCTTGAAGCGATTTACAATATGTTTTTAAGCCCATGCAATGATCTGCCAAGACGTTTTATACTGTTCTCAGCAAATACGAGAGTTATTGAATTTTTCCGAAACAAGCATGATATTGTACTCGGAAAGCGATATAATTTTGAATATCCTCTGGATAATCCTATTATTAGCAGTGAACTAAGCCCAGATTACGAGATATGTCAATTCAATGAGGATATGTTTAATAACTTACAGGGACGTATTACACCTCGTTTTTCCTGGAGAGATGCTTCTGAATTTTTGAATCATGGGATGGGTTATTGTGTCATGCATCAGAAAGGAGCTGTTTCATGGGCTTTTTCGGCTGCTGTAAGCAGAGATGAAATTGACATCGGAATTGAAACAGTTTCAGATTTTCGTCACATGGGACTTGGGCTGGCTGCAGCAGAAAAAATGATTCAATTTTGTTTTGAAAAGCACAAGCGCCCTGTCTGGTCGTGTGATGCAAATAATACAGCATCACAAAAAATAGCTGAAAAATTAGGATTTGTAAAACATTCAGAATACTTTGTTACTATTCACGGCCAAATAATGTAA